The Bosea beijingensis genome contains the following window.
CAATGTCGCTGCGGTCGTCACCCAGAACCTGCCCAACGGCAATCTGGTGATCGAGGGCAAGCAGGAGATCCGGGTCAACTTCGAGGTGCGTGAGCTGATCGTCGCCGGCGTGATCCGGCCCGAGGACATCGAATCCGACAACACGATCGAGTCGACCAAGATCGCCCAGGCCCGCATCGCCTATGGCGGCCGCGGCCAGATCACCGATGTCCAGCAGCCGCGCTACGGCCAGCAGGTGATGGACATCCTCCTACCTTTCTGAGCCGCACGAACGGCCCACACGAAATTCCGAACGGCGCGGAACGCTCCCCCCTTGTCTCCGTGCCGGACGGACGGCGGTCTCTCCCGAGCCGCCACCATCCCGGCCGCCCGCCACGCTCCCCAAGCTTTCCAAGGTTGGCGGCCCGAAGCCCCGCGTTCTCCCGACGCGGGGCTTTCTCATGGCGTCCTGAAAGGCGCCGCTCGCGCGGGTATCCGCATTCCAGCGTTCGGCTCTTCCTGAAGGCCGGCAATGACATCGCCCGACTAGTTGACCTTCCGGCATCCTTGGGCTGTGATGATAGGGCGTCTGCTGTCGCGACAAGGCTTTGGGGGAGCCGTGCAGCAGTTCTGCCTAAGTCTCCCGCGAGAGGAGTACCGTCATGACGGCAGCCGTTCATCCTGCTGCTCCGCATGCGCTCCCGTCCTTCATCACCGCGCCAGGGGATACGGATACCCTGACAGTCGTTGCAGCCGTCGTTCTCATCGGAGCGGTCCTGGGCGTGGGCCTGCTTTTCCTGCGCCTTCACACCTTGCCCGAGCGCATGGCGCATAAGTCGCACAAGCTCCAGTTCGAGATCGTGGCTGTGCTCGGCCTGCTCGCGCTGTTCACGAGTATCCATCTGTTCTGGGTGGCCGGGCTGCTGCTCGCCCTGATCGACCTTCCCGATATTTCCGGAACGTTCGGCCGGATGGCGAACGCGCTGGAGACGATTGCCGGCAAGGCCCCGGACGATAGCGAGGAGTTGGCCGCGCCACCGGCAAAGGCAGAGGTCGCCGGGCCGCCCAAGGCCCCTCCGGAAAGCCCGCCGCGCGCCGCTGCCGGGATGGCCGAGGAGAAGGGTCATGCTTGAGCTTCTCGTCTGCGCGCTGTTCACCATCCTTCCCGACTATCTCTATCGCCGTTTCGCGCAGGGCAAGCGCTTTGGCCACGAGATCACGCTGTTCTCGGTCTGGTTCGAACTGCGCTGGGGCATCGTCACCTGCGTCATGCTGACGGTCGGCCTCATCACGGTGATCTTCTACAATCACCCGTCGACGACGAGTGCGACGGTGTTCTTCCGGACGGTTCCGATCGTCCCGGAGGTCAATGGCCGCGTCGCCGAGGTCCATGTCGGCGTCAGTCAGGCGGTCGCCAAGGGCGACCTGCTGTTCACGCTGGACAACAAGACCCAGACCGCGGCCGTCGAGGCGTCGCGCCGCAAGGTCGCCGAGGCGGATGCCGCGATCGCCGTCGCGAAGGCGGACATCCTCGCCAACGAAGGCAAGATCCAGGAGGCCAGGAGTTCCCTGCAGCAGGCTCTGGATGAACTGCGCACCAAGACCGAGCTGCAGCGACGCAATGAGAACGTCGTCGCCGCCCGCGAGATCGAGCGGCTCGAGAACATCGTCGCGGGGCGCGAGGCCGCTGTTTCCTCGGCGACGGCCGCAAGGGATGCCGAGCAGACCAGGATCGCCACGTTGCTTCCTGCCCAGCGCGCCAGCGCCGAGGCCGCGCTCGGCCAGGCCGAAGTCGAGCTTCAGAAGACGGTGGTGCGGGCCGGCTTCAACGGGCGGGTGGAGCAGTTCACGCTGCGGGTCGGCGATGTCGTCAACCCGTTCATGCGACCGGCCGGCATCCTCATCCCGGAGGAGGCGGGTCGCGGACGGCTTCTGGCCGGATTCAACCAGATCGAGGCACAGGTGATGAAGGTCGGCATGGTCGCCGAAGTCACCTGCATCTCGAAGCCCTGGGTGATCATCCCGATGGTGGTGACCGGCGTGCAGGACTTCATCGCCGCGGGCCAGGTCAGGAGCGGCGAACAACTGCTCGATGCACAGCAGGTGGTCCGCCCCGGAACCATCCTGGTCTTGCTGGAGCCGCTCTATCAGGGCGGGCTCGACGGCGTGACGCCCGGCAGTAGCTGCGTTGCCAATGCCTATAGCAACAACCAGGATATCATCGCGGCGAAGGAGACCGGCACGTTGCGCCGTATCGCGCTCCACGCCGTCGATGCGACCGGCCTGGTTCACGCGGTGCTGCTGCGCATCCAGGCGCTGGTGCTGCCGGTCAAGACCCTCGTCTTCGGCGGGCACTGAGGGCGAGAGGCACCGCATCGGCGTTGCAGGGCCTCTTCATCGCCTCCCGGCCGACGCCATCAATGACCTGCCGCGAGCTTTCCGTCGCTCTTGTCGTGGACGGCGAGACGCTCGACCATCGTCGCGGTCGCCTGGTTCATGCCGACGATCTCGACGGAGATCTCGTGATGCCGGAACTTGAGCACGACGCGATCGAGGGCATTGATCGCGGTGATATCCCAGAAATGCGCGGCGCTCAGGTCGATCACGACCTTCCTTACCTCCTCTTCGCGGAAGTCGAAGGCGGCATGGAAAGCCTCGGCGGTGGCGAAGAAAATCTGCCCGCCGACACGATAGACACGCTCGTCGCCGGCGCGCTCGGAGGCGACGGCGAAGAACCGTGTCACCTTGTGGGCGAAGAACAGCCCGCTCAGGACCACGCCGAAGAGCGCGCCCTTGGCGAGGTCATGCGTGGCGACGACGACCGCGACGGTGCCCAGCATGACGATGCTGGAGCTTTTGGGGTGGATCAGCAGCGCCTTCACAGAACGCCATTGGAAGGTGTTGATCGAGACCATGATCATCACCGCGACCAGCGCGGCCATCGGAATCTGGGCGACATAGGGCCCGAGTACGACGATCAGGAACAGCAGGAAGCCGCCGGCCCACAGGGTAGAAAGGCGGCCACGCCCACCCGATGAGACGTTGATCACGGATTGCCCGATCATCGCGCAGCCCGCCATGCCGCCGAAGCAGCCGGCAACAATGTTGGCGAGGCCCTGGCCGGCGCATTCGCGGTTCTTGTCGGATGTCGTGTCGGTCATCTCGTCGACGATCGCCGCTGTCATCAGGCTTTCGAGCAGGCCGACCATGGCAAGCGTCAGGGCATAGGGCGTGATGATCTTCAGCGTCTCCAGAGTGAGCGGCACCTGTGGCAGCGCGAAGATGGGCAGCTCGCTCGGCAGCGCGCCCATGTCGCCGACCGTGCGGATACCGAGGCCGAAATACATCGAGATCGCGGTCATCACCACGATCGTGACGAGCGGCGAAGGGATGGCCCGGGTCAACCGCGGCAGCAGGTAGATGATCGCCAGCCCCGCCGCGGTCATCGCGTAGACGATCGGACCGCGCCCGAGGAGCTCGGGCATCTGGGCGAGGAAGATCAGAATTGCGAGCGCATTGACGAAGCCGGTCACGACGGAGCGCGAGACGAAGCGCATCAGGTTGCCGAGCTTCAGGATGGCGGCGACGATCTGGAAGAGGCCGGTGAGGAGCGTCGCCGCCAGCAGGTATTCGAGGCCGTGCTGCTTCACCAGCGTGGTCATCACCAGCGCCATGGCGCCGGTCGCAGCCGAGATCATGGCCGGACGCCCGCCGGCGATTGCGGTGATGACGGCGATGCAGAAGGAGGCATAGAGCCCCACCTTCGGATCGACACCAGCGATGATCGAGAAGGCGATGGCTTCCGGGATCAGGGCGAGCGCGACGACGGTACCGGCGAGAAGCTCGCGCGTGATATTCGGAGCCCATTCGCTCCGCAGATGAGATCGGGTCATGACAAAGGCTTCCCGGCCCGGGAGGGCAAAAGCCTCCGGGCAAATCAGAATCGGCCGCGGTCAAGCGGCAGCGAAGATGGGAAACCGGCCTCTAGGGCGGGCTCGGGCGCGTGCGAAGGAACCGGATGAGCGCGATCATGCCGCGTGAATAGCAAACTCCCGCTACGGTGCAACAACGCAAGGCGTGCAGGGGGCATGCGGATTTCGGCAGGTCGCGCGCTGCCGGTCCGTTGCCGTCGCGTTCAGTCTCCACGGCATTCCGTAAGCTCGCCATTCGCGACCTTATGCGTATGGCATCGTGGTTCGGCGCGCGCGCAGGCCGAGGCCGCGAGCATCAGAAGCAGGCCGAGGGTCAGATTCCGCCACATCGTCAAACCCATCTGAGGTTTCCAGCAAACTCTAGTCTTCGAATCGGCCGGCGGAGTCGCGGTTGCGCTCGTATCGATTCCTCAGCGGAAAGGGTGGGAGCCAGGATTCGCGGCGGATGGTCCAGAGCTCGTAGGTCGGCACGAACTGGTCCGGCGCATCCAGCGAGCCGAGGTTGATCTCGACCTCGTCTTTGCTGCGCCCGAAGACCGGCGAGCCGCAGCGGGGGCAGAAGAAGCGGCCGTCATAGCCACGGGCTTCGCCCTCGATCGTCACCGCGTCCTCGGGGAAGATCGCCGAGGCATGAAAGAGGGCGCCGTGATATTTGCGGCAATCCAGGCAATGGCAGATGCCGACCCGATAAGGGCGCCCCGATGCCACGAACCGGATATCGCCGCACCGGCATCCGCCCGTGAAACGGTCCATGTTGCGTCTCCCTCCAACTGGCGGTCGTCGCCCGGAGGTTAGAGCAGGCTGCATGCCGGCGACAGCGCAGCGCTCAGGCCGCGTCTCCACGCAAAAGGCCCCGGGTCTGCGGACGCGGGGCCTTTCAAAAAGTCGGGCAGGTTCGCCGCTGCTCAATCGTCGCGGAAGACGCGCTCGTTGCGCTCGTGGCGTTCCTGCGCTTCCAGCGAGAGCGTCGCGATCGGGCGGGCTTCCAGGCGCTTCAGCGAGATCGGTTCGCCGGTCTCCTCGCAATAGCCGTAGGAACCGTCGTCGATCCGCGAGATGGCGGCGTCGATCTTGGCGATCAGCTTGCGTTGACGGTCGCGGGCGCGCAATTCGATCGCGCGGTCGGTTTCTGAGGAAGCCCGGTCGGCGATGTCCGGGTGATTCTCGCTCTCCTTCTGCAGGGTGACCAGGGTCTCCTTGGCCTCCCGCAGGATCTCGTCCTTCCAGACGATGAGCTTGCCGCGGAAATACTCGCGTTGACGATCGTTCATGAACGGCTCGTCATCGCTCGGTTTGTAATCCGCCTCGAGGATGATCTGCTTCGACATGGGCGCGCTCTCTCATTTGTCGGCTCACGCACCCATCGGCTTTGCCGCGGGAGGGGAGCCGATTTGGCGCCCTTATAGCGATCCGTTTCAACTGGAACAATCGCTTCCGACAGGGCTTCAACGGCTTCGTGAAAATGCGCGATCCAGCGCGGTTTTTCGGCGAAAATGACCGATCTCACGTCAATTCAGCTTGCCGATGGCCTCGGCGATGTCGGCTTCGACCATCCGGGCGATCGGCTGGCGATAATGACTATGGTCGAAGAAGAGGCTGGGATCGCGCAGTTCGGGCCTGTCGACTCGCCAATCGACCAGCGCCGTGCGCGGGCGCCGGGCCGCCAGATCGGCGAAAGCCTTGCGGCAGGCAGCGTCGGCCGCGGCATCGCGGGTGCCGGGCTTGGACAGGGCGGTGGCATAGACGGGAGGACGCAGCAGAATCAGCGCCGTCTCGGGCGCCGCCTTCATCAGCTCTTCCAGCCCCGTCGCCGCCGGGAAGGGGCCGTCGACATTGCCGCCGCCTGCCTCGATCGGCTTCTGCAGCCGGGCGATGATCTCCGGGTCGGTGCCGTAGCCCTGCACGCCGTAACCCGCTTCGTAGTCCCAGTAGCCGTCGGGGCGGGCGCGCTCGGCCTTGCGCGAAGTCAGATAGGAGATGCGGCGCGGCAGTTCCTCCAGCAGGTCGAAGCGCATCAGCCCGCCGACATAGTCGGAGAGGCTGCGGCTCAGCAGCCAGAAGGGGAAGGGCTTTTCATTGGGCAGGGCCGGGTTCGCCGTACACCAGTAATTATCGATGCCGACCACGATCGCCTTCGGCGGTGCCGTGAGATGATGGCGCAAGAACCAGTCGATCGTGGCGAAGGTCTCGCGAGGCTGGGTCGCAGGCGCGATCAGCGAGACGAAGGGGATGCCGGTCCGGGCGCGCAATTCCTCGGGCGAGATCAATTGGACATGCGAATTGCCGAAGATTGCGCCGGTGAAATTCGGGTCGCGGCCGCGGCTCGCCAGCGCCGTGCGCGGCCCCTGCGGGCGCACGCCCTCCTTGAGCTTCAGCGGCGAGCGGCCGGAATCATAGGGGTCGATCAGGAAGGCGGCCGTGAGGAAGGCGGCCGCGATCAGCGCCGCCGTGCCGAGAAAGGCGCCGGTGAAGCCCGTCCACTTCGCCGCCCGAGCGGCCTGCTCAGAACTGGAAGTAGATGAACTCATAATTGGCGTCTTCGCCGATCTTCAGCAGGATGATGACGAACAGGAGCCCGCACAAAATCGCGAGCCAGCGGGCCGGCGGCAATTTGTGGACGAGGTTCCAGGCGGTGGGGCCGATGATGGCGAAGGCGGCGGCCGGCAGCAGGGCGCGCCATTTGAAGCCGGTGCCGATGGGCGCAAAGCCGAACAGGCCCTTGTAGATCGCGAGCGCGGCCTGGAAATTCGTGGCCCGGAACAGCACCCAGCACAAAGCCACGAACAGGAAGGTCAGCAGCCAGCCGAGCGCCGCCGGCATCGGCAGCTTGGTCCGGCGCCAGAACAGCGCGACGATCAGCGCCAGCCCATGCGCCACGCCCCAGGCGACGAAGGTGAGGCCAGCGCCATGCCAGAGCCCGCCCAGCGCCATGGTGGCGAAGAGCGCCCAAATCTGCGTCGGGAGGCCGGCGCGCGAGCCGCCGAGCGGGATGTAGAGATAGTCGCGCAGGAAGCGCGACAGCGTCATGTGCCAGCGGCGCCAGAAGTCCTGGATCGAGAGCGAGCGATAGGGCGCCTCGAAATTCTGCGGCAGCACGACGCCGAAGAGCAGGGCGAGGCCCAGCGCCATGTCGGTATAGCCGGAGAAGTCGAAATAGATCTGGAAGGTGAAGGCAAGCGTCGCCTGCCAGGCTTCCGCCAGGCTGATGACCTTGCCAGCCGCGGCCGCAGCGAAGACCGGGTTGGCGTACTCCGCCAAGGGATCGCCGATCAGCACCTTCTTGGCGAGGCCGAAAGTCAGCAGCATCAGCCCGCGCGCGATCCGCTCGGCCGCGTCGGGGCGCTGGTAGGGCCGCTCGTCGAGCTGGTGCATGATCTCGCGCCAGCGCACCAGCGGGCCGGCGAGCACCTGCGGGAAGAAGGCGATGTATAGCGCGTAGCGGACGAGATCATAGCGCGGCGCCTGCCCGCGCCTGAGATCCGTCAGGTACATGATGTGGTGGAAGGTGAAGAAGGAGATGCCGAGCGGCAGCGCGATGTCGAATTTCGGCGCCGGCAATCCGGGAATCATTCCAGCGAGATCGGCGAAGAAGTTGAAGTACTTGAACACCGCGAGCACCGCGAGGTTCAGGACGATCGCAAGCGTGATCAGCGCGCCCGACTTCGTCTTCTGGAAGGCTTCGGCGATCAGCCAGTTCAGCCCGATCGAGAGCGCCAGCAACGGCAGGAAGCGCCAGTCCCAATAGCCGTAGAAGGCGAAGGACAGCACGACCAGCACGGGCAGCCGCAGGCTCGGCGCAAAGCGCTCCGCACCCCAGTGAAGGGCGAGCGCGAGCGGCAGGAAGGCGAGCAGGAAGGCGAAGGAGTTGAAGAGCATCGGCGGGGGCGGATCAAAGGATGGCTGCCGCCTTAGACTATTATCGTCGGCGAGTCATGTCGGGGCGGGCGCAAGACGGTGAAGGGTATGCACCTGCGCTTCAGCCCTAATCGGGAGGAGGCGCGCAAGCGGCGTCTCGAAGGATGAGGGTTCGCAAAGGAGATGCGAGCCGCCGCCTATCGGGAGAGGGACGGTCCACGGAAGTGTTATCGAAGCGATTTCAATCAATCGATTGATTGAAATCTGCGGCGATGTTATGGAGAGGGTATGAAAGCCACTTCAGACAGCGATGCAGGGACACGCGAGGCGCTGATCCGGGCCGGGCTCGACCTGTTCGGCCGGCACGGCTTCGAGGCGAGCTCGATCCGCGAGATCGCGCAGGCGGCCGGTGTCAACAGCGCCGGCATCGCCTATCATTTCGGCGGCAAGGACGGCCTGCGCCGGGCTTGTGCCGAAGCGGTCGTCGCGACGATGAAGCAGCGGGTCTTCGGCGCCGCTGCGGCGATGCCGCCGCTTGACGGGCTGGCGCCGGAGATGGCGGCGGAGCTGCTGCTCGGCATCGTCGGTCGCGTCACCGCCTTCGCCGCGCAGGCGCCGGAAAGCGAAACCATCGCCCGCTTCGTCGTCCGCGAGATGATGGAGCCGACCGCCGCCTTCGAGACGCTCTACGAGGGGCTGGTCGGGCCGGTCCATGGCCAGCTCTGCCGGCTCTGGGCGGCGGCAACCGGTATGGAGCCGGAGGCGGAGGCCACCAGGCTCGCGGTCTTCGCGACGATCGGGCAGGTCATCTATTTCCGGCTGGCACGGCCGGCCGTGATGCGGCGCATGGGCTGGAGCGCCATCGACGCGGCTGAGAGCGAGGCGATCGCCGGTGTCATCCGCGCCAATCTCCGCGCCAGCATCGCCAGCATGCGGGAGGGACGGTCATGATCCTCGGCTTCCTCTGTTCCTTCGGGCTGATCGCCGGGAGCTTCTCCGCCTGCGGTGGCTATACCGTCCGGATCGCCGGCTATGTCGAAGGCGAGTACGTGCGGCTCGGCCCGATCGACACCGCCCGGATCGAGCATATCGATATCCGTCGCGGCGATCGCGTCGAGGCCGGCAAGGTCGTCGCCGGGTTGGAAACGACGGACGCGGAGAACGCGGTTCGGGAAAGCGAAGCCCGGCTGGTTCAGGCGCAGGCGCAGCTTGACAACCTGCGCAGCGGCAAGCGGCCGGAGGAGATTGCCGTGATCGAGGCCAATCTCGCCTCGGCCAAGGCGCAGCAGCGCGAGGCCGAGCGGGCCCTGGAGCGCCGGC
Protein-coding sequences here:
- a CDS encoding GFA family protein, with translation MDRFTGGCRCGDIRFVASGRPYRVGICHCLDCRKYHGALFHASAIFPEDAVTIEGEARGYDGRFFCPRCGSPVFGRSKDEVEINLGSLDAPDQFVPTYELWTIRRESWLPPFPLRNRYERNRDSAGRFED
- the dksA gene encoding RNA polymerase-binding protein DksA codes for the protein MSKQIILEADYKPSDDEPFMNDRQREYFRGKLIVWKDEILREAKETLVTLQKESENHPDIADRASSETDRAIELRARDRQRKLIAKIDAAISRIDDGSYGYCEETGEPISLKRLEARPIATLSLEAQERHERNERVFRDD
- a CDS encoding CerR family C-terminal domain-containing protein, producing the protein MKATSDSDAGTREALIRAGLDLFGRHGFEASSIREIAQAAGVNSAGIAYHFGGKDGLRRACAEAVVATMKQRVFGAAAAMPPLDGLAPEMAAELLLGIVGRVTAFAAQAPESETIARFVVREMMEPTAAFETLYEGLVGPVHGQLCRLWAAATGMEPEAEATRLAVFATIGQVIYFRLARPAVMRRMGWSAIDAAESEAIAGVIRANLRASIASMREGRS
- a CDS encoding SulP family inorganic anion transporter, which produces MTRSHLRSEWAPNITRELLAGTVVALALIPEAIAFSIIAGVDPKVGLYASFCIAVITAIAGGRPAMISAATGAMALVMTTLVKQHGLEYLLAATLLTGLFQIVAAILKLGNLMRFVSRSVVTGFVNALAILIFLAQMPELLGRGPIVYAMTAAGLAIIYLLPRLTRAIPSPLVTIVVMTAISMYFGLGIRTVGDMGALPSELPIFALPQVPLTLETLKIITPYALTLAMVGLLESLMTAAIVDEMTDTTSDKNRECAGQGLANIVAGCFGGMAGCAMIGQSVINVSSGGRGRLSTLWAGGFLLFLIVVLGPYVAQIPMAALVAVMIMVSINTFQWRSVKALLIHPKSSSIVMLGTVAVVVATHDLAKGALFGVVLSGLFFAHKVTRFFAVASERAGDERVYRVGGQIFFATAEAFHAAFDFREEEVRKVVIDLSAAHFWDITAINALDRVVLKFRHHEISVEIVGMNQATATMVERLAVHDKSDGKLAAGH
- a CDS encoding HlyD family secretion protein is translated as MLELLVCALFTILPDYLYRRFAQGKRFGHEITLFSVWFELRWGIVTCVMLTVGLITVIFYNHPSTTSATVFFRTVPIVPEVNGRVAEVHVGVSQAVAKGDLLFTLDNKTQTAAVEASRRKVAEADAAIAVAKADILANEGKIQEARSSLQQALDELRTKTELQRRNENVVAAREIERLENIVAGREAAVSSATAARDAEQTRIATLLPAQRASAEAALGQAEVELQKTVVRAGFNGRVEQFTLRVGDVVNPFMRPAGILIPEEAGRGRLLAGFNQIEAQVMKVGMVAEVTCISKPWVIIPMVVTGVQDFIAAGQVRSGEQLLDAQQVVRPGTILVLLEPLYQGGLDGVTPGSSCVANAYSNNQDIIAAKETGTLRRIALHAVDATGLVHAVLLRIQALVLPVKTLVFGGH
- a CDS encoding MBOAT family O-acyltransferase; this encodes MLFNSFAFLLAFLPLALALHWGAERFAPSLRLPVLVVLSFAFYGYWDWRFLPLLALSIGLNWLIAEAFQKTKSGALITLAIVLNLAVLAVFKYFNFFADLAGMIPGLPAPKFDIALPLGISFFTFHHIMYLTDLRRGQAPRYDLVRYALYIAFFPQVLAGPLVRWREIMHQLDERPYQRPDAAERIARGLMLLTFGLAKKVLIGDPLAEYANPVFAAAAAGKVISLAEAWQATLAFTFQIYFDFSGYTDMALGLALLFGVVLPQNFEAPYRSLSIQDFWRRWHMTLSRFLRDYLYIPLGGSRAGLPTQIWALFATMALGGLWHGAGLTFVAWGVAHGLALIVALFWRRTKLPMPAALGWLLTFLFVALCWVLFRATNFQAALAIYKGLFGFAPIGTGFKWRALLPAAAFAIIGPTAWNLVHKLPPARWLAILCGLLFVIILLKIGEDANYEFIYFQF